The region AAAGAAGGCTTGGGCAAAATCGAGATCGCCCCTGAAGTGATCGAGGTGATCGCCGGGATCGCCGCCTCGGAAGTAAAAGGGGTTGCGACGATGCGCGGAAATTTCGCGACGGGCGTGGCGGAACGCTTGGGGAAAAAATCCCACAGCAAAGGCGTCCGCGTCGATTTGTCCAACAATCAGATCATTATCGATGTTTATTGCGTCTTAAATTTCGGCGTTTCCATTCCGAAGGTGGCCAAGGAAATCCAGGAAAATATCCGTCAGGCGCTTTTGAACATGACCGGACTGGAGACGGATGAAATCAACGTCCACATCGTCAACATCAATTTTGAATCGCAAAAGGAACCAGCCGTCGAAGAGTGAGACTTTGCCAAGGCGGAGAACCCGCTTTGGCTTTTTTATTCCCCTTCGGGGCGGCCGGTGCCGGCACTTTTCTTATCATTTTTGTTATGTTATGATCATGTTGATCGATTTTGGCAATGAGAGGTGCGTCCATGAAGAGGAGGACAGCCA is a window of Caldibacillus debilis DSM 16016 DNA encoding:
- a CDS encoding Asp23/Gls24 family envelope stress response protein; its protein translation is MAENNPLEMVKEGLGKIEIAPEVIEVIAGIAASEVKGVATMRGNFATGVAERLGKKSHSKGVRVDLSNNQIIIDVYCVLNFGVSIPKVAKEIQENIRQALLNMTGLETDEINVHIVNINFESQKEPAVEE